The Calditerrivibrio nitroreducens DSM 19672 genome window below encodes:
- the bioC gene encoding malonyl-ACP O-methyltransferase BioC, with translation MLTSKNNFHKVAPFYEQNALIQKKMAERLMELVEKNVGCEFDDVLEIGCGTGLFTKLIQKKINYNRLFLNDLHNFISFEGGYDFLEGDIEEINLSDKFDIIFSNATFQWVKDFEQLIQKLYQSLKPQGYLCFTTFGEENLKEVKRITNVGLNYLTFNEYLDFLGRYFKIVAHYHTKECLYFQSPVDVLKHMKLTGVNSVEKVQWTKRDFVNFCESYEQFKTEEGYLLTYHPFYFIVSKNKEVCYD, from the coding sequence ATGCTGACGTCTAAAAATAATTTCCATAAGGTAGCGCCATTTTACGAACAAAACGCCTTAATTCAAAAAAAAATGGCGGAAAGATTGATGGAATTGGTTGAAAAGAATGTTGGATGTGAGTTTGATGATGTTTTAGAAATTGGTTGTGGAACTGGACTTTTCACTAAATTAATCCAAAAGAAGATCAATTATAACAGGCTATTTTTAAATGATTTACATAATTTTATCTCATTTGAAGGTGGGTATGATTTTCTGGAAGGTGATATTGAGGAGATTAACCTATCTGATAAATTTGACATTATCTTTTCAAATGCAACCTTTCAATGGGTAAAAGATTTTGAACAGCTCATCCAGAAGCTTTATCAATCTCTGAAACCTCAGGGTTATTTATGTTTTACTACTTTTGGTGAGGAAAATCTTAAAGAGGTAAAGAGAATTACAAATGTAGGTTTAAATTATCTTACTTTCAACGAATATTTAGATTTTTTAGGTAGATATTTCAAAATTGTAGCTCATTATCATACGAAAGAGTGCCTCTATTTTCAAAGTCCAGTGGATGTATTAAAACATATGAAGCTCACCGGTGTAAACAGTGTTGAAAAGGTTCAGTGGACAAAACGGGATTTCGTAAACTTTTGTGAGTCCTATGAGCAGTTTAAAACAGAAGAAGGGTATCTATTGACATATCACCCTTTTTACTTTATTGTTTCAAAAAATAAAGAGGTATGCTATGACTAA
- a CDS encoding aminotransferase class I/II-fold pyridoxal phosphate-dependent enzyme, with protein MVEKLIKKIDAVKSRGNYRKLENYSGKDGKYINYDGRLYVNFSSNDYLGLSVDKEFLSNFYDNFKLDLNELGFSTASSRLLSGNNYIYGALEKELSKYFEKDKAIVYNSGYHMNIGVLSALTDKKDLILSDKLNHASIVDGLRLSDAKHFRYKHLNYDDLESYLNKFREQYENVFIVTESLFSMDGDVADIKKLVDIKKRYNCFLYVDEAHSVGVYGGGKGVAYEQGVLKDIDILAITFGKAFSSIGGAIITNEIFYELLTNFSRSLIFTTALPPVVLCWNFFVLKHMDRFWDRREKLLFISNYMRNCFLKNSFNTKGESYIIPYIIGDSEATVKTSNFLKNNGFIAPAIRPPTVPDGSSRIRFSLNSLISTEDIDRLVELLKQEVSYENRKS; from the coding sequence TTGGTTGAAAAATTAATTAAGAAAATCGATGCCGTCAAGTCCAGAGGAAATTACAGGAAGCTGGAAAATTACTCTGGAAAAGATGGTAAATATATCAATTATGATGGTAGGCTGTACGTTAATTTTTCATCCAATGACTATCTTGGTCTTTCTGTTGATAAGGAGTTTCTTTCAAATTTTTACGACAATTTTAAATTAGACCTTAATGAACTTGGTTTTTCAACAGCTTCATCAAGATTGTTGTCGGGTAATAATTACATATATGGTGCTCTGGAAAAAGAACTATCAAAATATTTTGAGAAAGATAAGGCGATAGTTTACAACAGCGGTTACCACATGAACATAGGTGTCTTATCAGCTTTGACGGATAAAAAAGATCTCATCCTTTCAGATAAGTTAAACCATGCAAGCATTGTGGACGGATTAAGGCTATCAGATGCCAAACACTTTAGATACAAACATCTAAATTACGATGATTTAGAAAGCTATCTAAATAAGTTCCGTGAACAGTATGAAAATGTGTTTATTGTGACAGAGTCGCTTTTTAGTATGGATGGGGATGTGGCAGATATTAAAAAACTGGTGGATATAAAAAAACGATATAATTGCTTTTTGTATGTGGATGAAGCTCATTCTGTTGGGGTATATGGTGGTGGGAAAGGGGTAGCATACGAACAGGGGGTATTGAAGGATATTGATATTCTTGCAATTACTTTCGGAAAAGCATTTTCCTCCATTGGTGGGGCAATTATCACAAATGAGATATTTTATGAGTTACTTACAAACTTTTCAAGATCCCTTATTTTTACCACTGCTTTACCTCCAGTAGTCTTATGCTGGAATTTTTTTGTATTAAAACATATGGACAGATTTTGGGATAGAAGGGAAAAGCTTTTATTTATATCAAATTATATGAGAAATTGTTTTTTGAAAAACTCCTTTAATACAAAAGGTGAGAGTTACATAATTCCTTATATCATCGGTGATTCTGAAGCAACAGTGAAAACCTCCAATTTTTTAAAAAATAATGGTTTCATTGCTCCAGCCATCAGACCCCCCACTGTGCCTGATGGTAGTTCAAGAATCAGATTTTCTCTAAATAGCTTGATTTCTACCGAAGATATAGATAGATTGGTAGAATTATTAAAACAAGAGGTATCTTATGAAAATAGAAAGAGTTAA
- the gatB gene encoding Asp-tRNA(Asn)/Glu-tRNA(Gln) amidotransferase subunit GatB, protein MKFEPVIGLEVHVQLNTNTKIFCSCPTTFGEEPNTNVCPVCLGMPGVLPVLNEKVVEYTVKAGLALNCKIQQKSVFARKNYFYPDLPKNYQISQFELPICLDGFVDIDTENGVKRIGITRIHMEEDAGKLIHGENLGNPNSSYVDYNRTGTPLMEIVSEPDMRSSEEAKAYLEKLKLILEYTGVSDCSMEKGSLRCDANVSVRPIGQKEFGTKVEIKNMNSFKNVQKAIDYEIRRQISEIESGNIIVQETRLWDPEKGITISMRSKEESHDYRYFPDPDLVPVVVTKDMIDSIKKTLPEMPDKVLAKLISDYNLPEYDASVLVSSKELSDFFFETSKLTKNYKAISNWIQTEIMRVMNEKDCLINEVGISPAHLSELITLVDENVISLKIAKSLFDDILKEKRSPRELVKEKGLVQIADEGALEEVVKKVLSACSKEVERYKNGETKLIGFFVGQIMKETKGKANPKIVNELLTKLLS, encoded by the coding sequence ATGAAATTTGAACCAGTTATCGGATTGGAGGTACATGTTCAATTAAATACAAATACAAAGATATTCTGTTCATGTCCAACTACTTTTGGAGAAGAACCCAATACAAATGTTTGCCCTGTATGTCTGGGGATGCCCGGTGTTCTGCCGGTACTAAATGAAAAAGTGGTGGAGTACACTGTAAAGGCTGGACTTGCTTTAAACTGCAAAATACAACAGAAGTCTGTTTTTGCAAGAAAAAACTATTTTTATCCGGATCTTCCAAAAAACTATCAAATTTCACAATTTGAATTACCTATCTGTCTGGATGGTTTTGTGGATATAGATACTGAAAATGGTGTAAAAAGGATAGGTATCACCCGAATTCACATGGAGGAAGATGCTGGTAAGCTTATCCATGGTGAAAATCTTGGAAATCCAAATTCCAGCTATGTTGATTACAATAGAACAGGTACTCCTCTGATGGAGATCGTTAGTGAACCCGATATGAGAAGCTCTGAAGAGGCAAAAGCTTATCTGGAAAAGTTAAAACTTATCCTTGAGTATACAGGCGTATCAGATTGTAGTATGGAAAAAGGTTCTTTGAGATGTGATGCAAATGTATCCGTTAGGCCTATTGGACAAAAAGAGTTTGGAACTAAAGTGGAAATAAAAAACATGAACTCCTTTAAAAATGTTCAAAAAGCTATTGATTACGAAATAAGAAGACAGATAAGCGAAATAGAAAGTGGCAACATTATCGTTCAGGAAACAAGGCTTTGGGATCCTGAAAAAGGGATAACAATTTCAATGAGAAGCAAGGAAGAATCACATGATTACAGGTATTTTCCAGATCCAGATTTAGTCCCTGTGGTTGTTACAAAAGATATGATAGATTCAATAAAAAAGACGCTACCAGAAATGCCAGATAAAGTTCTGGCAAAGTTGATAAGTGACTACAATCTTCCGGAATATGATGCATCGGTTTTAGTATCTTCTAAAGAGTTATCAGATTTTTTCTTTGAAACTTCAAAGTTAACAAAAAATTACAAAGCTATATCCAATTGGATACAAACTGAGATCATGAGAGTCATGAATGAAAAAGACTGCTTGATCAACGAAGTGGGGATATCTCCCGCCCATTTGAGTGAGCTTATTACATTGGTTGACGAAAATGTCATATCTCTTAAAATAGCAAAGTCACTATTTGATGATATTTTGAAAGAAAAGAGATCCCCCAGGGAATTGGTAAAAGAAAAAGGTCTCGTTCAGATAGCTGATGAAGGTGCTCTGGAAGAGGTGGTAAAAAAAGTTTTATCAGCTTGCTCAAAAGAGGTGGAGAGGTACAAAAATGGTGAGACAAAGTTAATCGGTTTCTTTGTTGGGCAGATTATGAAAGAAACCAAGGGTAAAGCAAATCCAAAAATTGTAAATGAACTTTTAACAAAACTTTTAAGTTAG
- the bioA gene encoding adenosylmethionine--8-amino-7-oxononanoate transaminase, producing MKKDEILKIDRNHIWHPFTQMKDYEGMDHIVITRGKGVKLYDIDNNYYYDTVSSWWTNIFGHNNKHINHKIRSQLNSLDHVIFAGMTHPYAVRVVELLRNFLPEKLSRFFFSDNGSTAVEVAIKMAFQYWQNIGRVEKTKFVFFENSYHGDTIGAVSVGGIDLYHKLYKPLMFNSYQIRSPKCYNCIFSKQKMTLNADNGCNAECMDQLEKVLEENNGNIAGVIIEPLIQCAAGMNVYNGIVLKKIRELCDRYEVLLIFDEVATGFGRTGKMFAFEHVDVLPDIICLSKGLTGGYLPLALTVTTEEIYSAFYDDYFSYKTFFHGHSYTANPISCSAAIGTLENFIKKPIAKYKSGMIYFNEKVCSLKDEPYVGDVRYIGFIGAIDIVNPYTGKSYPEKERVGFQIYKESLKNNLILRPLGDTIYWLLPITVKKKDIDNIFLKTKKTINNVLERYTWLKN from the coding sequence ATGAAAAAAGATGAGATTTTAAAGATAGATAGGAATCACATATGGCATCCTTTCACACAGATGAAAGATTATGAAGGGATGGATCATATAGTAATAACGAGAGGTAAAGGGGTAAAGTTATACGATATAGACAATAATTATTACTATGATACAGTATCCTCATGGTGGACAAATATTTTTGGACATAACAACAAACATATAAATCATAAGATTAGAAGTCAGCTTAATTCTCTTGATCACGTAATATTTGCAGGCATGACCCATCCATATGCAGTAAGGGTTGTGGAATTGCTCAGAAATTTTTTACCTGAAAAACTGTCCAGATTTTTCTTTTCCGACAATGGATCAACGGCTGTAGAAGTCGCCATAAAGATGGCCTTCCAATATTGGCAGAATATTGGAAGGGTTGAAAAAACAAAATTCGTTTTTTTTGAAAATAGCTATCATGGGGATACAATTGGTGCTGTAAGTGTAGGGGGTATAGATTTATATCACAAGCTTTATAAACCACTTATGTTTAATTCTTATCAGATAAGATCACCAAAATGTTATAACTGCATCTTCAGTAAGCAAAAAATGACATTAAATGCAGATAACGGATGTAATGCTGAATGTATGGATCAACTTGAAAAGGTTTTGGAAGAGAATAATGGCAATATTGCAGGTGTGATTATTGAGCCATTGATCCAATGTGCTGCAGGCATGAATGTCTATAATGGTATAGTATTAAAAAAAATAAGAGAACTATGCGATAGATATGAAGTATTGCTCATTTTTGATGAGGTTGCAACTGGATTTGGCAGAACAGGGAAGATGTTTGCTTTTGAACATGTGGATGTCTTGCCAGATATCATATGTTTATCAAAGGGGTTGACGGGGGGATACCTACCACTGGCTCTCACTGTAACTACGGAAGAAATATATTCGGCTTTTTACGATGATTATTTTTCGTACAAAACATTCTTTCATGGTCACAGTTATACGGCTAATCCCATATCCTGCTCTGCGGCTATTGGTACATTGGAAAATTTCATCAAAAAACCTATCGCAAAATATAAATCAGGGATGATTTATTTTAACGAAAAGGTTTGTTCCTTAAAAGATGAGCCATATGTAGGGGATGTGAGGTATATCGGGTTTATAGGTGCCATAGATATCGTAAATCCATACACGGGCAAATCTTATCCAGAAAAGGAAAGGGTGGGTTTTCAGATTTACAAAGAATCTCTAAAAAATAATCTTATTCTAAGACCATTGGGGGATACAATATACTGGCTCTTGCCGATTACTGTGAAGAAAAAAGATATTGATAACATTTTTTTAAAAACAAAAAAGACCATCAACAACGTACTTGAGAGGTATACTTGGTTGAAAAATTAA
- the purF gene encoding amidophosphoribosyltransferase, translating to MIFDKFHEECGVAGVYGDKDAANLVYLSLYSLQHRGQEGAGICSTDRHNFYLHKSLGLVADIFSNSILKDLKGDIAIGHNRYSTTGANNISNTQPIFAEINKGKIALVHNGNIVNASQIKKELVDSGSIFMSTTDSEIIIHLIARNSKKSLIEAIIDSLSILKGAFSLIFMTENSMIGVRDPMGVRPLVLGKIRGGYILASETVALDLVEAEFIREVEPGELVIIDDDGIKSLKPFEKVEPKPCIFEYIYFARPDSIIFGKYVYDIRKEFGKRLAVENPVDADIVIPVPDSGVVATLGYSEISKIPYEHGLIRNHYVGRTFIEPSQSIRHFGVKIKLNPVPSIIRGKRVVVVDDSIVRGTTSRKIVKMLREAGAKEVHMRISSPPTKFPCFYGIDTPTRKELIASTHTIEEIKKYITADSLGYLSLKGMYECVKNLPFCDACFTGNYPTMYGDGESENKC from the coding sequence ATGATTTTTGATAAATTTCATGAAGAGTGTGGTGTTGCCGGTGTCTATGGCGATAAAGACGCGGCAAATTTAGTTTATCTATCTTTATATTCACTACAACACAGGGGTCAGGAAGGGGCAGGTATATGCTCCACAGATCGCCATAATTTCTATCTTCATAAATCTTTGGGTTTGGTGGCGGATATCTTTTCAAACTCTATACTAAAAGATCTAAAAGGCGACATCGCCATAGGACACAACAGATACTCCACCACAGGTGCAAATAATATAAGCAATACTCAGCCTATTTTCGCCGAAATAAATAAAGGTAAAATAGCACTGGTACACAACGGTAATATTGTGAATGCTTCCCAGATAAAGAAGGAATTGGTTGATTCTGGATCGATTTTTATGTCCACCACAGACAGTGAAATTATAATTCACCTTATCGCCAGAAATAGTAAAAAGTCTCTCATAGAAGCCATCATAGATTCATTATCCATACTAAAAGGTGCATTTTCTCTGATATTTATGACAGAAAACTCTATGATAGGTGTCAGGGATCCTATGGGGGTAAGACCATTGGTGCTTGGGAAGATTAGGGGCGGATATATTCTTGCAAGTGAAACGGTGGCTCTGGATCTTGTGGAGGCAGAGTTTATCAGGGAAGTGGAGCCCGGTGAATTAGTAATTATAGACGATGATGGTATCAAAAGTTTGAAACCTTTTGAAAAAGTTGAACCTAAACCGTGTATTTTTGAATATATCTATTTTGCCCGCCCAGATTCGATCATCTTCGGTAAATATGTATACGACATTAGAAAAGAATTTGGTAAAAGGCTTGCCGTAGAAAACCCAGTGGATGCAGATATTGTTATTCCAGTGCCGGATTCAGGGGTAGTGGCTACTCTTGGATATTCTGAAATAAGCAAAATACCGTATGAACATGGTTTGATTAGAAATCATTACGTTGGTAGAACTTTTATAGAGCCATCCCAGTCAATCAGACACTTCGGGGTGAAGATAAAACTAAATCCCGTTCCTTCTATTATAAGAGGTAAAAGGGTGGTGGTGGTGGATGATTCGATAGTAAGGGGTACCACCAGTAGAAAGATCGTCAAGATGCTTCGGGAGGCTGGGGCTAAAGAGGTTCATATGAGGATCTCATCTCCCCCTACCAAATTCCCCTGTTTTTATGGCATAGATACCCCAACCAGAAAAGAGCTCATCGCTTCCACCCATACAATTGAAGAAATAAAAAAATATATTACGGCAGATTCTCTTGGATATCTATCTCTAAAAGGGATGTATGAATGTGTAAAAAATTTACCATTTTGTGATGCTTGTTTTACGGGAAATTATCCCACAATGTATGGTGATGGTGAATCTGAAAATAAGTGTTAG
- the purL gene encoding phosphoribosylformylglycinamidine synthase subunit PurL translates to MSVYNKFKFPKVTVDVAVEMGLKPEEFEKAREILGRTPNYIELGIISAMWSEHCSYKSSKIHLKKFPTSAPWVVQGPGENAGIIEIDGDICACFKVESHNHPSYIEPYQGAATGVGGILRDVFTMGARPVAAMNSLRFGKLDNNETKHILEGVVAGIAGYGNCFGVPTIGGEVFFHESYQKNPLVNAFALGIVKKDKIFYAKAEGVGNVIIYVGAKTGRDGIHGATMASEEFSSDDTSKRPNVQIGDPFKEKLLLEACLELMQEDYIVGIQDMGAAGLTSSSFEMASRAGSGVKLYLDKVPVREKDMNPYEIMLSESQERMLIVAKKGFEKKIKKIFDKWDLDAEVIGEVTDDGFVRLFWDGEEVAALKAAPLSDEAPVYDRPYQKPSYMDELKKFDINSIPEPKNYNDVLMKIFESPNIASKEYIYEQYDHMVQTNTVVLPGSDASVIRVKGSKKCISISSDCNGRYCYLDSFMGGMQAVVEACRNVAMSGARPLAITDCLNFGNPEKPEIMWQFVNAVEGMASACKRLNTPVVSGNVSFYNETDGNAIFPTPTVVAVGVIDDVDYIITSDFKNLENYIYLVGSNRGEIGGGEYLNFIHNTVAGKIPEVDLYYEKDLVDFMVDAAKKKIIKAAHDVSEGGLVVALSEMTFKNDIGFEVYLKGDIRPDFYMFSESQGMVILEVEKINAREVEKLLKYYSLPFSRIGETTGRNIVVNYNKKNIINLPLDIPKYIYKTLIKRVMG, encoded by the coding sequence ATGAGTGTTTACAATAAATTTAAATTCCCAAAGGTTACTGTGGATGTTGCGGTAGAAATGGGTTTGAAACCAGAAGAGTTTGAGAAAGCCAGAGAGATTTTAGGTAGAACCCCAAATTATATCGAGCTTGGTATAATCTCTGCAATGTGGAGTGAGCATTGTAGTTATAAAAGCAGTAAAATCCATCTTAAAAAATTTCCCACATCTGCCCCATGGGTTGTTCAGGGCCCAGGTGAAAATGCTGGGATTATTGAAATAGATGGTGATATATGTGCATGTTTTAAGGTGGAAAGTCATAATCACCCATCATATATAGAACCTTACCAGGGCGCTGCTACTGGAGTTGGAGGAATTTTGAGGGACGTTTTTACAATGGGTGCAAGACCAGTTGCAGCGATGAACTCACTCCGTTTTGGTAAATTGGACAACAACGAAACGAAACATATTTTAGAAGGCGTTGTGGCAGGGATAGCAGGATATGGTAACTGTTTTGGTGTTCCTACTATTGGTGGAGAAGTATTCTTTCATGAATCTTATCAGAAAAACCCCCTGGTTAATGCTTTTGCCCTGGGAATTGTGAAAAAAGATAAAATATTTTATGCAAAAGCTGAAGGGGTTGGCAATGTCATAATTTATGTTGGTGCTAAAACCGGAAGGGATGGAATACATGGAGCCACGATGGCCAGCGAGGAATTCTCATCTGATGATACATCAAAACGACCGAATGTGCAGATTGGTGACCCATTCAAGGAAAAACTTCTTCTGGAAGCGTGTTTGGAACTTATGCAGGAAGACTATATCGTTGGTATTCAGGATATGGGGGCAGCTGGGCTCACCAGCTCTTCCTTTGAAATGGCATCAAGGGCAGGTAGTGGTGTGAAGCTTTATCTTGATAAGGTTCCTGTAAGGGAAAAAGATATGAACCCTTATGAGATTATGTTATCAGAATCTCAGGAAAGGATGCTTATTGTTGCCAAAAAAGGTTTTGAAAAAAAGATAAAAAAAATTTTTGATAAATGGGATCTTGATGCAGAAGTAATAGGTGAAGTGACTGATGATGGTTTCGTAAGGCTTTTTTGGGACGGGGAAGAGGTGGCTGCCCTCAAAGCTGCGCCATTATCAGATGAAGCTCCAGTGTATGATCGCCCTTACCAAAAGCCATCTTATATGGATGAACTCAAAAAATTTGATATAAACTCAATACCAGAGCCAAAAAATTACAATGACGTATTAATGAAAATTTTTGAAAGTCCCAACATAGCATCCAAAGAATACATATATGAACAGTACGACCATATGGTTCAGACAAACACTGTAGTTTTGCCAGGCTCTGACGCATCTGTAATAAGGGTTAAAGGTTCTAAAAAATGTATATCGATATCCTCAGATTGTAATGGGAGATATTGTTATTTAGATAGTTTTATGGGGGGAATGCAAGCGGTGGTGGAGGCGTGTAGAAATGTGGCTATGAGTGGTGCAAGACCCCTTGCCATAACTGATTGCCTAAATTTCGGTAATCCTGAAAAGCCTGAAATTATGTGGCAATTTGTTAATGCAGTAGAAGGTATGGCTTCTGCTTGCAAAAGACTTAATACACCGGTAGTGAGCGGAAATGTGAGCTTTTATAATGAGACAGATGGTAATGCTATATTCCCAACCCCCACTGTTGTTGCTGTTGGGGTAATAGATGATGTGGACTATATTATAACATCAGATTTTAAAAACCTCGAAAATTACATCTATCTTGTAGGTTCGAATAGAGGGGAGATAGGTGGGGGCGAGTATTTAAATTTTATACATAATACCGTTGCAGGAAAGATTCCTGAAGTAGACTTATATTACGAAAAAGATCTCGTGGACTTCATGGTTGATGCGGCTAAAAAGAAGATAATCAAAGCTGCCCACGATGTTTCTGAAGGTGGACTTGTAGTTGCGCTTTCTGAAATGACTTTTAAAAATGACATAGGCTTTGAAGTCTATTTAAAAGGTGATATAAGGCCTGATTTTTATATGTTTAGTGAATCACAGGGTATGGTTATCCTTGAGGTGGAAAAGATCAATGCCAGGGAAGTTGAAAAGCTACTTAAGTATTATAGTTTACCATTTTCAAGAATAGGTGAAACTACCGGAAGAAATATTGTGGTCAATTACAACAAAAAAAATATTATAAATCTTCCTCTGGATATTCCTAAATACATATATAAAACATTAATAAAAAGAGTGATGGGTTGA
- a CDS encoding DUF452 family protein codes for MKIERVKRKKENLIIFFSGFMMNKELFNFLKLNNYDLFFIDDYRDFSIDDSFFEDIESYFKVYLISFSLGVITAADFLKGYKRYFNEAIAINGTLKPIDDFFGIPVDIFNGTLENLSEENLDRFYKRVFEKKYDMVKQYLSYDIEKAKSELISIKNFVDRGTLVENIYTKAIISEDDRIFPPSNQMSFWQREVKQIFVSGGHFPFYQFESWDDIIDADV; via the coding sequence ATGAAAATAGAAAGAGTTAAAAGGAAAAAAGAGAACCTTATCATATTTTTTAGTGGTTTCATGATGAATAAAGAACTCTTCAATTTTTTAAAACTGAATAATTACGATCTTTTCTTTATTGATGATTATAGAGATTTTTCTATTGATGATTCTTTTTTTGAAGATATTGAAAGTTATTTTAAAGTATATTTAATATCTTTTTCATTGGGTGTAATTACGGCTGCAGATTTTTTAAAGGGTTATAAAAGATATTTTAACGAAGCTATTGCAATAAATGGTACATTAAAACCGATTGATGATTTTTTTGGAATACCGGTGGATATTTTTAATGGTACCTTAGAGAATCTTTCTGAAGAAAATCTTGATAGGTTTTATAAAAGAGTATTTGAAAAAAAATATGACATGGTAAAACAGTATCTTTCATACGACATCGAAAAAGCAAAATCGGAGCTGATTAGCATTAAAAATTTTGTTGACAGGGGTACTTTAGTGGAAAACATTTATACAAAAGCTATAATTTCTGAGGATGATAGGATATTTCCACCATCCAATCAGATGAGTTTCTGGCAAAGAGAGGTTAAACAGATCTTTGTAAGTGGTGGTCATTTCCCTTTTTATCAATTTGAATCATGGGATGACATTATAGATGCTGACGTCTAA
- the lpxK gene encoding tetraacyldisaccharide 4'-kinase, which translates to MAKIISVGNISMGGTGKTPVVIKLGRYFLDAGKKVSIVSRGYRGKIGYSINVISDGEKIYHHPPYAADEPYMIAKILEKASVVTGKDRRAVVEFVSTTFNPDIIILDDAYHRKDVRKDLDLLLLDYKNPISTGFVFPFGYLRESPSAIKRADIVLFTKTGGEKVIPEKVKKFLDNKPVFFSDVEMMGVFLGNEELTDKNIRFLAFSGIANNTQFFDFLRKKGLNILDKKGFSDHHNYTLKDFNNLINLLKKTDADYLVTTEKDFVKLNDEIKQITAYIKIEIKIFDEEKFFGFVNRKLYGNT; encoded by the coding sequence TTGGCAAAGATCATATCTGTAGGTAATATATCTATGGGGGGTACCGGAAAAACCCCCGTAGTAATTAAATTGGGTAGATACTTTTTAGATGCTGGAAAAAAAGTTTCTATTGTTTCAAGAGGTTACAGAGGGAAAATTGGTTATTCCATAAATGTAATTTCCGATGGTGAAAAGATATACCATCATCCACCTTATGCTGCTGATGAACCTTACATGATTGCAAAGATTCTTGAAAAAGCTTCCGTCGTAACAGGTAAAGATAGGAGAGCAGTTGTAGAATTCGTAAGCACTACTTTTAACCCTGATATTATAATTTTAGATGATGCATACCATAGAAAGGATGTGAGAAAGGATCTGGATTTACTTCTTTTAGACTATAAAAATCCTATTTCCACAGGTTTTGTATTCCCGTTTGGATATTTGAGAGAATCGCCTTCAGCTATTAAAAGAGCAGACATTGTTCTATTTACCAAAACAGGTGGAGAAAAAGTTATCCCGGAAAAGGTTAAAAAATTTTTGGATAATAAGCCTGTATTTTTTTCTGATGTAGAGATGATGGGGGTATTTCTTGGTAATGAGGAGTTAACAGATAAAAATATTCGATTTCTGGCTTTTTCAGGTATAGCAAATAATACACAATTCTTCGATTTTCTTAGAAAAAAAGGATTAAATATATTAGACAAAAAAGGGTTTTCTGATCATCACAACTATACACTAAAAGATTTTAACAATTTGATTAATCTTCTGAAAAAAACAGATGCAGACTATTTAGTTACCACTGAAAAAGATTTTGTTAAGCTGAATGATGAAATAAAACAGATTACAGCTTACATAAAGATAGAGATAAAAATCTTCGATGAGGAAAAATTTTTTGGATTTGTGAATAGAAAATTATATGGTAATACTTGA
- a CDS encoding gamma-glutamylcyclotransferase family protein codes for MTNDTVKPIFIDKIFLYGTLKSDGIFYQLFSKFVLKNEPAYTIGTLGLRKGYPTFYDRGNYKVFGELIHVYNIDQVMDFLEPQYNDKCKKIITVYTEATNEPIKAYCFVCSKPMDGVKIIESGYWDNKKARIEELI; via the coding sequence ATGACTAACGACACTGTTAAACCGATATTTATAGATAAGATATTTCTGTATGGCACTTTGAAGTCGGATGGCATCTTTTATCAACTTTTTTCTAAGTTTGTATTAAAAAACGAACCCGCTTATACAATCGGAACACTTGGTTTAAGGAAAGGGTATCCAACATTTTATGATAGGGGTAACTATAAAGTATTTGGTGAACTTATACATGTATACAATATTGATCAGGTTATGGATTTTTTAGAGCCACAATATAACGATAAGTGTAAAAAAATTATAACTGTTTACACAGAAGCAACAAATGAACCTATTAAAGCATACTGCTTTGTTTGTTCAAAACCGATGGATGGTGTTAAAATAATAGAGAGTGGATATTGGGATAACAAAAAAGCAAGAATTGAGGAGTTAATATGA